The Thiohalorhabdus denitrificans genome includes a window with the following:
- a CDS encoding ABC transporter ATP-binding protein translates to MLSARNLELAEPPLGPLDLALRPGELVLLAGPSGSGKSRLLRALADLDRPARGRVELEGRPAESYPAPEYRRAVGFLPATPVLGTASLRDLLAQVQSLHHRPAGSEPERELAGLGLSGEVLDRPAQALSTGEALRAALGLLLSGDPRILLLDEPTGALDPGATELVEEAIRRRVRAGTAVVWVTHDPAQAARLGNALYHLEGTALRGPEREPERFASIMRRFETRAYGEERRDDA, encoded by the coding sequence TTGCTGAGCGCCCGGAACCTGGAGCTGGCCGAGCCGCCGCTGGGACCCCTGGACCTGGCCCTGCGGCCGGGCGAGCTGGTCCTGCTCGCCGGCCCCAGCGGCTCGGGAAAGTCCCGCCTGCTGCGTGCGCTGGCGGACCTCGACCGGCCCGCCAGGGGCCGGGTGGAGCTGGAGGGCCGGCCGGCGGAGAGCTATCCGGCCCCGGAATACCGCCGCGCCGTGGGCTTTCTGCCCGCCACCCCGGTCCTCGGCACGGCATCCCTGCGCGACCTCCTGGCGCAGGTCCAGAGCTTGCACCACCGGCCCGCCGGCTCGGAGCCGGAGCGGGAGCTGGCCGGCCTGGGCCTGAGCGGGGAAGTGCTCGACCGCCCCGCCCAGGCCCTGTCCACCGGGGAGGCCCTGCGCGCGGCGCTGGGCCTGCTGCTGAGCGGGGACCCCCGCATCCTGCTGTTGGACGAGCCCACCGGCGCCCTCGATCCGGGGGCCACGGAGCTGGTGGAGGAGGCCATCCGCCGGCGCGTACGCGCCGGCACCGCGGTGGTCTGGGTCACCCACGACCCCGCCCAGGCGGCGCGCCTGGGCAACGCCCTGTATCACCTGGAGGGCACCGCCCTGCGCGGGCCGGAGCGCGAGCCCGAACGGTTCGCTTCGATCATGCGCCGCTTCGAGACCCGCGCTTACGGCGAGGAGCGCCGCGATGACGCCTGA
- a CDS encoding rubrerythrin family protein, translating into MADLKGTKTHENLKEAFGGESMANRRYLYFAQKADVEGENEVSALFRSTAEGETGHAHGHLEFLEAAGDPATDEPIGDTTTNLKSAIAGETYEYTDMYPGMAKTARDEGFDEVADWFETLAKAERSHANRFQKALDNMD; encoded by the coding sequence ATGGCGGATCTGAAGGGCACCAAGACCCACGAGAACCTGAAGGAAGCCTTCGGCGGCGAGTCCATGGCCAACCGCCGGTACCTGTATTTCGCCCAGAAGGCCGACGTGGAAGGGGAGAACGAAGTTTCCGCCCTGTTCCGCTCCACCGCCGAGGGCGAGACCGGCCACGCCCACGGCCACCTGGAGTTCCTGGAGGCCGCCGGCGATCCGGCCACCGATGAGCCCATCGGCGATACCACCACCAACCTGAAGTCCGCCATCGCCGGCGAGACCTACGAGTACACCGACATGTACCCCGGCATGGCCAAAACCGCTCGGGACGAAGGTTTCGACGAGGTCGCCGATTGGTTCGAGACCCTGGCCAAGGCCGAGCGCTCCCACGCCAACCGGTTCCAGAAGGCGCTGGACAACATGGACTAA
- a CDS encoding DnaJ family domain-containing protein translates to MFLFQRLAEERIQEAMEEGTFDDLPGQGEPLELEDDSMVPQELRTAYRMLKNSGHLPPELAPNQEIKELEDLLEVVEDPAEAGRARARLRVLTERLQLGRGRGTSLKTEQVYKEKLLRRFADGD, encoded by the coding sequence GTGTTCCTGTTTCAGCGATTGGCCGAAGAGCGCATCCAGGAGGCCATGGAGGAGGGTACCTTCGACGACCTCCCCGGCCAGGGGGAGCCCCTGGAGCTGGAGGACGACTCCATGGTGCCCCAGGAGCTCCGTACCGCCTACCGCATGCTCAAGAACTCCGGGCACCTGCCGCCCGAGCTGGCGCCCAACCAGGAGATCAAGGAGCTGGAGGACCTGCTGGAGGTGGTGGAGGACCCCGCCGAGGCGGGCCGCGCCCGCGCCCGCCTGCGCGTCCTGACCGAACGGCTCCAGCTGGGCCGCGGTCGCGGTACCTCCCTCAAGACCGAGCAGGTCTACAAGGAGAAGCTCCTGCGCCGCTTCGCCGACGGGGACTGA
- a CDS encoding heterodisulfide reductase-related iron-sulfur binding cluster: MAEEGASKAPQRHPLKWGEDSFWDKDALHQEMDRVFDICHTCRRCLSLCNAFPTLFDLIDESETMEVDSLTREDHFQVVDRCYLCDMCFMAKCPYVPPHEWEVDFPHLMLRAKAIQYKDGEPSFRDKILTQTDTLGRVAARPVVAPLVNWANRQRPLRAAMEKSLGVHRERELPRYASRTFTSWKKGYQGPEVEPTAGEETTGKVAVFGTCYVNYQTPEIGRDLVAVLENNGIPVRFVEGEQCCGMPRLELGDFDSVMAAKEANLPRLEALVDDGWDILVPVPSCALMFRQEYGNVDPDDERARKVAERVFDPFEYLLKRHREGLLNTDFRQGLGKVAYHRPCHQHVQNIGQQTQRMLELIPDTEVAAFERCSGHDGTWGVKVEWFEKSMEIGKPLFRRVREAEADHYASDCPIAGTQIKQGLETEQPPTHPLTLVRMAYGLEEKA, encoded by the coding sequence ATGGCGGAAGAGGGAGCATCCAAGGCGCCCCAGCGGCACCCCCTGAAGTGGGGCGAAGACTCCTTCTGGGACAAGGACGCCCTTCATCAGGAGATGGACCGGGTCTTCGACATCTGTCACACGTGCCGGCGCTGTCTGTCCCTGTGCAACGCCTTCCCCACGCTCTTCGACCTTATCGACGAGTCGGAGACCATGGAGGTGGACAGCCTCACCCGGGAAGACCACTTCCAGGTGGTGGACCGGTGCTACCTCTGCGACATGTGCTTCATGGCCAAGTGCCCCTACGTCCCGCCCCACGAGTGGGAGGTGGATTTTCCCCACCTGATGCTGCGGGCCAAGGCCATCCAGTATAAGGACGGCGAGCCGTCCTTCCGCGACAAGATCCTGACGCAGACGGACACCCTGGGCCGGGTGGCGGCCCGGCCCGTCGTGGCGCCGCTGGTGAATTGGGCCAACCGGCAGCGGCCGCTGCGCGCGGCCATGGAGAAGTCCCTCGGCGTCCACCGCGAGCGGGAGCTGCCCCGCTACGCCTCCCGCACCTTTACCAGCTGGAAGAAGGGCTACCAGGGGCCCGAAGTGGAGCCCACGGCGGGGGAGGAGACCACCGGCAAGGTGGCGGTGTTCGGCACCTGCTACGTGAACTACCAGACGCCCGAGATCGGACGCGACCTGGTGGCCGTGCTGGAGAACAACGGCATCCCGGTACGCTTCGTGGAGGGCGAGCAGTGCTGCGGCATGCCGCGGCTGGAGCTGGGCGACTTCGATTCCGTCATGGCCGCCAAGGAGGCCAACCTGCCCCGGCTGGAGGCCCTGGTGGACGACGGCTGGGACATCCTGGTCCCGGTTCCCTCCTGCGCGCTGATGTTCCGCCAGGAGTACGGCAACGTGGACCCCGACGACGAGCGGGCGCGCAAGGTGGCGGAGCGGGTCTTCGACCCCTTCGAGTACCTGCTGAAGCGCCACCGCGAGGGCCTGCTGAACACGGACTTCCGGCAGGGTCTGGGCAAGGTGGCCTACCATCGGCCTTGCCACCAGCACGTGCAGAACATCGGGCAGCAGACCCAGCGCATGCTGGAGCTGATCCCGGACACCGAGGTGGCGGCCTTCGAGCGCTGCTCCGGCCACGACGGCACCTGGGGCGTGAAGGTGGAGTGGTTCGAGAAGTCCATGGAGATCGGCAAGCCGCTGTTCCGCCGGGTGCGGGAGGCGGAGGCCGACCATTACGCCAGCGATTGCCCCATCGCCGGCACCCAGATCAAGCAGGGCCTGGAGACCGAGCAGCCGCCCACCCACCCCTTGACCCTGGTGCGGATGGCGTACGGGCTGGAGGAGAAGGCCTGA
- a CDS encoding DUF3501 family protein: protein MQAITQQDLLSLEDYERRRKEIQERIQAHKVERRLDLDDHISLFFEDRDTMWYQVQEMARAERLYKPEELKDELDVYNPLIPDGSNLKATMMIQYDAREERMARLAELVGIEHRVWVRVDGHDKVYAHADEDLDRSTEDKTSTVHFMRFELDPDMIHAWKGGSPVHAGTDHDKRQLEVTVPERLHEKLANDFD, encoded by the coding sequence ATGCAGGCGATCACCCAGCAGGACCTGCTCTCCCTGGAGGACTACGAGCGTCGGCGCAAGGAGATTCAGGAGCGCATTCAGGCCCACAAGGTGGAGCGCCGCCTGGACCTGGACGACCACATCAGCCTCTTCTTCGAGGACCGCGACACCATGTGGTACCAGGTCCAGGAGATGGCCCGCGCCGAGCGGTTGTACAAGCCGGAGGAGCTCAAGGACGAGCTGGACGTTTACAACCCGCTCATCCCGGACGGCTCCAACCTCAAAGCCACCATGATGATCCAGTACGACGCCCGCGAGGAGCGCATGGCGCGCCTGGCGGAGCTGGTGGGCATCGAGCACCGCGTCTGGGTACGGGTGGACGGCCACGACAAGGTCTACGCCCACGCCGACGAGGACCTGGACCGCTCCACCGAGGACAAGACTTCCACGGTGCACTTCATGCGCTTCGAGCTGGATCCGGACATGATCCACGCCTGGAAGGGCGGCAGCCCGGTGCACGCGGGCACCGACCACGACAAGCGCCAGCTCGAGGTGACCGTGCCCGAGCGGCTGCACGAGAAGCTGGCCAACGACTTCGACTGA
- a CDS encoding ABC transporter permease, translated as MTPEGPIALSATDLAVAAALILLNGGISLAMSLGMGRSIFIAAGRMVVQLLAVGMILEWVFGLRHPSAVVGLGLLMAVLAGREAVARQRYRFSGIYPLGWGVMVGSSFLVTAVALFGIVSVDPWFQPQYAIPLLGMVLGNTLNGIALGMDRVLTGLRREQGYIELLLALGATRREAVRDLARDAVRVGITPIINGMSVAGIVSLPGMMTGQILSGTAPVEAVKYQIMIFFLIAAGTALGTVGAVLGSLRRLVDGRGRVRSGLLVERPRSR; from the coding sequence ATGACGCCTGAAGGACCCATCGCCCTCTCCGCGACGGACCTGGCGGTAGCCGCCGCGCTGATCCTGCTGAACGGCGGCATCTCCCTGGCCATGAGCCTGGGCATGGGCCGCTCCATCTTCATCGCCGCGGGGCGCATGGTGGTGCAGCTGCTGGCGGTGGGCATGATCCTGGAGTGGGTCTTCGGCCTGCGCCACCCCTCGGCGGTGGTGGGCCTGGGCCTGCTCATGGCGGTGCTCGCCGGGCGCGAGGCGGTGGCCCGCCAGCGCTACCGCTTCTCGGGCATCTACCCCCTGGGCTGGGGGGTCATGGTGGGATCGTCCTTCCTGGTGACGGCGGTGGCCCTGTTCGGCATCGTCTCCGTGGACCCCTGGTTCCAGCCGCAATACGCCATCCCGCTGCTGGGCATGGTGCTGGGGAATACCCTGAACGGCATCGCCCTGGGGATGGACCGGGTCCTCACCGGCCTGCGCCGGGAGCAGGGCTACATCGAGCTACTGCTAGCGCTGGGGGCCACCCGCCGCGAGGCCGTGCGGGATCTGGCGCGGGACGCCGTGCGGGTGGGCATCACCCCCATCATCAACGGCATGTCCGTGGCGGGCATCGTCAGCCTGCCGGGCATGATGACCGGGCAGATCCTGTCCGGCACCGCCCCCGTGGAGGCGGTGAAGTACCAGATCATGATCTTCTTCCTGATCGCGGCGGGGACGGCGCTGGGGACGGTGGGCGCGGTGCTGGGCAGCCTGCGGCGGCTGGTGGACGGGCGGGGGCGGGTCCGCAGCGGGCTCCTGGTGGAGCGGCCCCGCTCCCGATAG
- a CDS encoding phosphoribosyltransferase: protein MFQDRKKAGERLAALLQERGIRGDIVLAVPRGGLPVGRAVADALGLPLDIVVARKMGAPGNPELAVGAVASDGSVWRNESLIRQLGVDEAYLEEARRREAANAREKFDRYRGGRPDPDLKGRTVLIVDDGVATGATTVACIRQAYSRGAARVVLAVPVAPPESVRRLEGEADEVVAVETPEWFMAVGQFYAEFGQVSDEEAMRYLTPGKDLPGGPEEGS from the coding sequence GTGTTCCAGGACCGGAAGAAGGCAGGCGAGCGGCTGGCCGCGCTCCTTCAGGAGCGGGGCATCCGCGGCGATATCGTTCTGGCCGTGCCCCGGGGTGGCCTGCCGGTGGGGCGGGCGGTGGCGGACGCCCTGGGCCTGCCGCTGGACATCGTGGTGGCGCGCAAGATGGGCGCGCCGGGTAACCCCGAGCTGGCCGTCGGTGCGGTGGCGAGCGACGGCAGCGTCTGGCGCAACGAGTCGTTGATCCGGCAGCTGGGGGTGGACGAGGCGTACCTGGAGGAGGCGCGCCGGAGGGAGGCCGCCAACGCCCGGGAGAAGTTCGACCGCTACCGGGGTGGCCGCCCCGACCCGGACCTGAAGGGCCGGACCGTGCTGATCGTGGACGACGGCGTGGCCACCGGGGCCACCACCGTGGCCTGCATCCGTCAGGCCTACAGCCGGGGGGCGGCGCGGGTGGTGCTCGCGGTGCCCGTGGCGCCGCCCGAAAGCGTCCGCCGCCTGGAGGGCGAGGCGGACGAGGTGGTGGCGGTGGAGACCCCCGAATGGTTCATGGCCGTGGGCCAGTTCTACGCGGAGTTCGGCCAGGTATCCGACGAGGAGGCCATGCGCTACTTGACCCCCGGGAAGGACCTGCCCGGGGGTCCGGAAGAAGGGAGCTAG
- a CDS encoding putative bifunctional diguanylate cyclase/phosphodiesterase, with amino-acid sequence MRSLKGFILVAAVAASMILFGIAYGVTSWISRRYVQQDAEEQARFLAEQTFSSMFQVMRRGWDREDVEGFLGALERTTEGERFGIEVFRGGLVEERFGPIEQPPLTPAVREAFRTGEPGRVEEDNRLTFVHPLRARAECLQCHTNAGVGDVLGVITVEEDLGPAIQAAREQFRTAFLLIALVPLGAAVGVAWIISRRIDRSVASLSGSIEQVSTVSDLREVEQEIPDVGFTELNTLAAQVRELSSRLQGIAVDKDLLEFEIRLLEKFVITSDVVQDWRDYIKNLLWEINGIIEAYSLFSLFKVDEELYDLEVFWLHPPSFETREAVTSRINHAIEGNPCFGAATEVEIHHNVADPGAPELAVSAQELDVQTKSLFLDSPKIGGIVGIGVNAATTRDPTRVLVTESILSTLLNVVGSVRAISKYTRDLEYYASRDPLTNLYNQRTFREFLSYEVGRAERHGYSFGLLVVDLDNFKNINDRFGHPVGDKFLQRFAGALHDALRDGDVWARYGGDEFVGLLPETGAEQAYAVAQRLLEAADGVVLDTPDGTRVRATVSVGIAMYPAHATDAHDLFLFADNMMYRAKTQGKHRIGMPTEEDVVEVFRELGEKSHLVQEAIDGAAVVPYYQPIRAVADGAVLAHEVLSRLPSGGEVLRAEEFIEHAERMGVVHKLDYRVMERAFADAREAGYQGLLFINLSPRALVLEEFPARTRELVRAHGMDPARVVFELTERETVRNLNLLERFISDLKRDGFQFAVDDFGSGFSSFHYLKRLPIDYVKIEGEFVANMTRDPRDHAFVKSMATLAAELGIHTIAELIEEEEVLQAVREVGIPLGQGFHLGHPSPDLG; translated from the coding sequence ATGCGTTCCCTGAAAGGTTTCATCCTGGTGGCCGCTGTCGCGGCCTCCATGATCCTGTTCGGCATCGCCTACGGGGTGACCTCCTGGATATCCCGGCGCTACGTCCAGCAGGACGCGGAGGAGCAGGCCCGTTTCCTCGCCGAGCAGACCTTCAGCTCCATGTTCCAGGTCATGCGCCGGGGTTGGGATCGGGAGGACGTGGAGGGCTTCTTGGGCGCCCTCGAGCGCACTACCGAGGGAGAGCGCTTCGGCATCGAGGTGTTCCGGGGCGGGCTGGTGGAGGAGCGGTTCGGCCCCATCGAGCAGCCGCCCCTGACCCCCGCTGTCCGCGAGGCCTTCCGCACCGGCGAACCGGGTCGGGTGGAGGAAGACAATCGGCTCACCTTCGTCCATCCCCTCCGGGCGCGGGCGGAATGCCTGCAATGCCACACCAACGCCGGGGTGGGCGACGTCCTGGGGGTGATCACCGTGGAGGAGGACCTGGGGCCGGCCATCCAGGCCGCCCGGGAGCAGTTCCGCACCGCCTTCCTGCTCATCGCCCTGGTCCCCCTGGGGGCCGCCGTCGGTGTGGCCTGGATCATCAGCCGCCGGATCGACCGCTCCGTGGCCTCCCTCAGCGGCAGCATCGAGCAGGTGAGCACGGTATCGGACCTGCGGGAGGTGGAGCAGGAGATCCCGGACGTGGGCTTCACCGAGCTCAACACCCTGGCGGCGCAGGTGCGCGAGCTGTCCTCCCGGCTCCAGGGGATCGCCGTGGACAAGGATCTCCTGGAGTTCGAGATCCGGCTCCTGGAGAAATTCGTCATCACCTCGGACGTGGTGCAGGACTGGCGGGACTACATCAAGAACCTGCTTTGGGAGATCAACGGGATCATCGAGGCCTACTCCCTGTTCTCCCTGTTCAAGGTGGACGAGGAGCTCTACGACCTGGAGGTGTTTTGGCTCCATCCCCCCAGCTTCGAAACGCGCGAGGCGGTCACCAGCCGGATCAACCACGCTATTGAGGGCAACCCCTGCTTCGGGGCCGCCACGGAGGTGGAGATCCACCACAACGTGGCCGATCCCGGGGCGCCGGAGCTCGCGGTCTCCGCCCAGGAGCTGGACGTTCAGACCAAGTCCCTGTTCCTGGACAGCCCCAAGATCGGTGGGATTGTGGGGATCGGCGTCAACGCCGCCACCACCCGGGACCCCACCCGGGTGCTGGTAACCGAGAGCATCCTGTCCACGCTGCTGAACGTGGTGGGCTCCGTGCGGGCCATCTCCAAGTACACCCGGGACCTGGAGTACTACGCCAGCCGTGACCCCCTGACCAACCTCTACAACCAGCGCACCTTCCGGGAGTTCCTCAGCTACGAGGTGGGTCGCGCCGAGCGTCACGGCTACAGCTTCGGCCTGCTCGTGGTGGATCTCGACAACTTCAAGAACATCAACGACCGTTTCGGCCACCCGGTGGGGGACAAGTTCCTGCAGCGGTTCGCCGGGGCGCTCCACGACGCCCTGCGCGACGGCGACGTCTGGGCCCGCTACGGGGGGGACGAGTTCGTGGGGCTGCTCCCGGAGACCGGGGCCGAGCAGGCCTACGCGGTGGCCCAGCGCCTCCTGGAGGCCGCCGACGGCGTTGTCCTGGACACCCCCGACGGCACCCGCGTCCGGGCCACGGTGTCCGTGGGCATCGCCATGTACCCCGCCCACGCCACCGACGCCCATGATCTGTTCCTGTTCGCGGACAACATGATGTACCGCGCCAAGACCCAGGGGAAGCACCGCATCGGCATGCCCACCGAGGAGGACGTGGTGGAGGTCTTCCGCGAGCTGGGGGAGAAGAGCCACCTGGTCCAGGAGGCCATCGACGGCGCGGCGGTGGTCCCCTACTACCAGCCCATCCGTGCCGTCGCCGACGGCGCCGTGCTGGCCCACGAGGTGCTGAGCCGCCTCCCCAGCGGGGGAGAGGTTCTGCGGGCGGAGGAGTTCATCGAGCACGCCGAGCGCATGGGGGTGGTGCACAAGCTCGATTACCGGGTCATGGAGCGGGCCTTCGCCGATGCCCGGGAGGCCGGGTACCAGGGGCTCCTGTTCATCAATCTCTCCCCGCGCGCCCTGGTCCTGGAGGAATTCCCCGCCCGCACCCGCGAGCTGGTGCGCGCCCACGGCATGGATCCCGCCCGGGTGGTCTTCGAGCTCACCGAGCGCGAGACGGTGCGCAACCTCAACCTGCTGGAGCGGTTCATCAGCGACCTGAAGCGCGACGGCTTCCAGTTCGCCGTGGACGACTTCGGCAGCGGCTTCTCCTCCTTCCACTACCTCAAGCGCCTACCCATCGACTACGTGAAGATCGAGGGCGAGTTCGTGGCCAACATGACCCGGGATCCCCGGGACCACGCCTTCGTCAAGAGCATGGCGACCCTCGCCGCCGAGCTGGGAATCCACACCATCGCCGAGCTCATCGAGGAGGAGGAGGTGCTTCAGGCGGTCCGCGAGGTGGGGATCCCGCTGGGGCAGGGCTTCCATCTGGGCCATCCCTCCCCGGATCTCGGCTAG